In Desulfocurvus vexinensis DSM 17965, a single window of DNA contains:
- a CDS encoding PHP domain-containing protein, translated as MPGIDLHTHSTASDGTLTPAELVALARRSGLEALALTDHDTSAGLPEALAAGRREGVEVIAGCELSVTSPSGFMHLLGLFLPERPARLEEGFVWLNERRASRNTRIVDKLRALGMDVTYERVLEIAGEGTVGRPHLALAIMEAGAASSVQEAFDRYLGSTGRAYLPKDKFTPAKALEILRAEGATTILAHPYTLELDGPALRALLVELKDLGLDGIEAHYTEHTRSQTEAYLALAAELDLVVSGGSDFHGAVKPAIALGRGRGGLSVPYKVLEDIKTHRRTRGLPA; from the coding sequence ATGCCCGGAATCGACCTGCACACCCATTCCACCGCCTCCGACGGCACCCTGACCCCGGCGGAGCTGGTGGCCCTGGCCAGACGCAGCGGGCTCGAAGCCCTGGCCCTGACCGACCACGACACCAGCGCCGGGCTGCCCGAGGCCCTGGCTGCCGGGCGCCGCGAAGGCGTGGAGGTCATCGCGGGCTGCGAGCTGTCGGTGACGTCGCCCTCGGGCTTCATGCACCTGCTGGGGCTGTTCCTGCCCGAGCGCCCGGCCCGACTGGAAGAGGGCTTCGTCTGGCTCAACGAGCGCCGCGCCAGCCGCAACACGCGCATCGTGGACAAGCTGCGCGCCCTGGGCATGGACGTGACCTACGAGCGCGTGCTGGAAATCGCGGGCGAGGGCACCGTGGGCCGCCCGCACCTGGCCCTGGCCATCATGGAAGCCGGGGCCGCGAGCTCCGTGCAGGAGGCCTTCGACCGCTACCTGGGCTCCACGGGCCGGGCCTACCTGCCCAAGGACAAGTTCACCCCCGCCAAGGCCCTGGAAATCCTGCGCGCCGAGGGCGCCACCACCATCCTGGCCCACCCCTACACCCTGGAGCTGGACGGCCCGGCCCTGCGCGCCCTGCTCGTGGAACTGAAGGACCTGGGCCTGGACGGCATCGAGGCCCACTACACCGAGCACACCCGCTCCCAGACCGAGGCCTACCTCGCCCTGGCCGCCGAGCTGGACCTCGTGGTCAGCGGCGGGTCGGACTTCCACGGCGCGGTCAAGCCCGCCATCGCCCTGGGCCGGGGCCGGGGCGGCCTCAGCGTGCCCTACAAGGTGCTCGAAGACATCAAGACCCACCGCCGGACCCGGGGCCTGCCCGCGTAG
- a CDS encoding Trm112 family protein encodes MTLNKDLLDILACPKCKGEVVLLDKQDGLRCDTCKVVYPVQDEIPVMLIEEAVPLDQWANRAQ; translated from the coding sequence ATGACGCTCAACAAGGACCTGCTGGACATCCTGGCCTGCCCCAAATGCAAGGGCGAGGTCGTGCTCCTGGACAAGCAGGACGGCCTGCGCTGCGACACCTGCAAGGTCGTCTACCCCGTGCAGGACGAGATTCCGGTGATGCTGATCGAGGAGGCCGTGCCCCTGGACCAGTGGGCGAACCGGGCCCAGTAG
- a CDS encoding ABC transporter permease — MIRTLPNSRAYSWSYAAFVGLYFVFLFAPLAVTCVLAFNDSNFPSLPWYGFTTDWFTSPGPGRVGIFHDAQNLRSIWTSFQTAFWVSVMAVVVGTCAAFLFEQEDFPFKGPLYFLMLAPLVIPGVILGISQLLAANTAGFFIEDVFKVDVPFLRPSFWLVVLGQFSFITTFVALVVSARLRKFDRALEEAALNLGANRWQVIVHITLPYLRPAIIGAGTVAFLMSFENFNTTLFLVGSEPTLPINLYLQVRDGSTPVINAISLLLIAGSSVLAVANLWLSRKSA; from the coding sequence GTGATCCGCACCCTGCCCAACTCGCGGGCCTATTCCTGGTCCTATGCGGCCTTCGTGGGCCTGTACTTCGTGTTCCTGTTCGCGCCCCTGGCCGTAACCTGCGTTCTGGCCTTCAACGACTCCAACTTCCCCTCCCTGCCGTGGTACGGCTTCACCACCGACTGGTTCACCTCGCCGGGCCCCGGGCGGGTGGGCATCTTCCACGACGCCCAGAACCTGCGCTCCATCTGGACCAGCTTCCAGACCGCCTTCTGGGTCAGCGTCATGGCCGTGGTGGTAGGCACCTGCGCGGCCTTCCTCTTCGAGCAGGAGGACTTTCCCTTCAAGGGCCCGCTGTATTTCCTCATGCTGGCGCCGCTGGTCATCCCCGGGGTCATCCTGGGCATCTCGCAGCTTCTGGCCGCCAACACGGCGGGGTTCTTCATCGAAGACGTATTCAAGGTGGACGTGCCCTTCCTGCGCCCGAGCTTCTGGCTGGTGGTACTCGGCCAGTTCTCGTTCATCACGACCTTCGTGGCCCTGGTGGTCTCGGCGCGGCTGCGCAAGTTCGACCGCGCCCTGGAGGAGGCCGCCCTGAACCTGGGCGCCAACCGCTGGCAGGTCATCGTGCACATCACCCTGCCCTACCTGCGCCCGGCCATCATTGGCGCGGGCACCGTGGCCTTCCTCATGAGCTTCGAGAACTTCAACACCACCCTGTTCCTGGTGGGCTCGGAGCCGACCCTGCCCATCAACCTCTACCTCCAGGTGCGCGACGGCTCCACCCCGGTCATCAACGCCATCTCGCTGCTGCTCATCGCGGGCAGCTCCGTGCTGGCGGTGGCCAACCTGTGGCTGTCGCGCAAGAGCGCCTGA
- a CDS encoding ABC transporter permease, whose amino-acid sequence MRRARLGFWLFLAPVLAWLVLLIILPHLDLLIMSLRDGSGARAAWTLQNYANFFGEPIYWLTFVRTAMYSIITTAITFLLAMPVAFYIAKVARVRLQGFLLTLLLLPFWVSELVRIYGWMILLRESGVVNFALLKLGVIDAPIEMLYNDATMIMGLVYTSMLFMVVPLVSAVESLDDSLIEAAHDLGAGRAVIWWRIILPHCKPGITSGSIVVFMLCLGNYLTPNLMGGKNSLWFTEQIYNQFIASFNWNQGAAFGFLLLALSSAIIWLGLKLSGQKLGEVAS is encoded by the coding sequence ATGCGTAGGGCGCGCCTGGGGTTCTGGCTGTTCCTGGCCCCGGTGCTGGCCTGGCTCGTGCTGCTCATCATCCTGCCGCACCTGGACCTGCTGATCATGAGCCTGCGCGACGGCTCGGGCGCCCGCGCGGCCTGGACGCTGCAAAACTACGCCAACTTCTTCGGCGAGCCCATCTACTGGCTGACCTTCGTGCGCACGGCCATGTATTCCATCATCACCACGGCCATCACCTTCCTTTTGGCCATGCCCGTGGCCTTCTACATCGCCAAGGTCGCCCGGGTGCGGTTGCAGGGCTTTCTGCTCACGCTTTTGCTGCTGCCCTTCTGGGTCAGCGAGCTGGTGCGCATCTACGGCTGGATGATCCTGTTGCGCGAGTCGGGGGTGGTCAACTTCGCGCTGCTCAAGCTGGGCGTCATCGACGCGCCCATCGAGATGCTCTACAACGACGCGACCATGATCATGGGCCTGGTGTACACCTCCATGCTGTTCATGGTCGTGCCGCTGGTCTCGGCGGTGGAGAGCCTGGACGACAGCCTCATCGAGGCCGCCCACGACCTGGGCGCCGGGCGGGCGGTCATCTGGTGGCGCATCATCCTGCCGCACTGCAAGCCGGGCATCACCTCGGGCTCCATCGTGGTCTTCATGCTCTGCCTGGGCAACTACCTGACGCCCAACCTCATGGGCGGCAAGAACTCCCTGTGGTTCACCGAGCAGATCTACAACCAGTTCATCGCCAGCTTCAACTGGAACCAGGGCGCAGCCTTCGGCTTCCTTTTGCTGGCGCTCAGTTCGGCCATCATCTGGCTGGGGCTCAAGCTCTCGGGCCAGAAGCTCGGGGAGGTGGCGTCGTGA
- a CDS encoding ABC transporter ATP-binding protein gives MENDLSVSNLTKRFGDFVAVDDVSFDVPAGSFFSILGPSGCGKTTMLRMVAGFEEPTSGTIAIRGRDMAQVAPNRRPVNLVFQHLALFPMMNVARNIAFGLERRGTPRAEIARRVERTLERVGLPGFGAKEIAQLSGGQKQRVAIARCLVLEPSVLLLDEPLGALDLKLREQMKVELKKLQAKVGTTFIYITHDQSEALVMSDAVAVMNKGRFEQVGSPQELYGDPATPFVAGFVGDSNIWEGMVGECSGALATIRTDEGFIFGARFRGACAPGTPVRLFLRPEAMRIEPADATGLNTFRATVKALLFDGANSRLLTVTPAEHELLVTLPQNRRFDHIRPGQEITLGWHPESGICFRREGDDA, from the coding sequence ATGGAAAACGATCTCAGCGTCAGCAACCTGACCAAACGCTTCGGCGATTTCGTGGCCGTGGACGACGTGTCCTTCGACGTTCCGGCGGGCTCGTTCTTCTCCATCCTCGGCCCCTCGGGCTGCGGCAAGACGACCATGCTGCGCATGGTCGCCGGGTTCGAGGAGCCCACCTCGGGCACCATCGCCATCCGCGGCCGCGACATGGCCCAGGTGGCGCCCAACCGCCGCCCGGTGAACCTCGTGTTCCAGCACCTGGCCCTGTTCCCGATGATGAACGTGGCCCGCAACATCGCCTTCGGGCTGGAGCGCCGGGGCACCCCCCGGGCCGAGATCGCCCGGCGCGTGGAGCGCACCCTGGAGCGCGTCGGCCTGCCGGGCTTCGGCGCCAAGGAGATCGCCCAGCTCTCCGGCGGCCAGAAGCAGCGCGTGGCCATCGCCCGCTGCCTGGTGCTGGAGCCCTCGGTGCTGCTGCTGGACGAACCCCTGGGCGCCCTGGACCTCAAGCTGCGCGAGCAGATGAAGGTCGAGCTGAAAAAGCTCCAGGCCAAGGTGGGCACCACGTTCATCTACATCACCCACGACCAGTCCGAGGCGCTGGTGATGTCCGACGCCGTGGCGGTCATGAACAAGGGCCGCTTCGAGCAGGTCGGCAGCCCCCAGGAGCTGTACGGCGACCCCGCCACGCCCTTCGTGGCCGGGTTCGTGGGCGATTCCAACATCTGGGAGGGCATGGTGGGCGAGTGCTCCGGCGCCCTGGCCACCATCCGCACCGACGAGGGCTTCATCTTCGGGGCCCGCTTCCGGGGGGCCTGCGCCCCGGGCACCCCGGTGCGCCTGTTCCTGCGGCCCGAGGCCATGCGCATCGAGCCCGCCGACGCCACGGGGCTGAACACCTTCCGGGCCACGGTCAAGGCCCTGCTGTTCGACGGCGCCAACAGCCGCCTGCTCACCGTGACCCCCGCCGAGCACGAACTGCTGGTGACCCTGCCCCAGAACCGGCGCTTCGACCACATCCGCCCCGGCCAGGAGATCACCCTGGGCTGGCACCCCGAGTCGGGCATCTGCTTCCGGCGGGAGGGCGACGATGCGTAG
- a CDS encoding extracellular solute-binding protein — protein sequence MRKTLLLLMLALLAVSATAQAETLKLLTWKGYAPKELVDKFQAETGVTVEVTYSNNEEMIAKLRATRGAGFDLAQPSQDRISSVQEEFGLYQPIDFSKVQADLFIPSMLEAVKKNTLVGGASYAVPFCWGTSGLIINADKAAGVDSFKALLDPQFKGRVSYRLKRPILIAMGFALGYDPFALYSDPAAYQAMLDKVAETLIAAKPMVKNYWANGDSLLESMRSGEVYVAKAWDNGGWKLHAENPAIDFVAPKEGALGWIDTFAIPAKAENVEAAYKWINFMLRPENAGLFTTAENTPTASKDANAHVAADVRANFERSFPQATIDNIKWYPPVPAKLEAMEGKVLDKIKAAQ from the coding sequence ATGCGCAAGACCCTGCTTCTCCTGATGCTCGCCCTGCTGGCCGTCTCCGCCACGGCCCAGGCCGAGACCCTGAAGCTGCTCACCTGGAAGGGCTACGCCCCCAAGGAGCTGGTGGACAAATTCCAGGCCGAGACCGGCGTCACCGTGGAAGTCACCTACTCCAACAACGAGGAAATGATCGCCAAGCTGCGCGCCACGCGTGGCGCGGGCTTCGACCTGGCCCAGCCCAGCCAGGACCGCATCTCCTCCGTGCAGGAGGAGTTCGGCCTCTACCAGCCCATCGACTTTTCCAAGGTCCAGGCCGATCTGTTCATCCCCTCCATGCTTGAAGCGGTGAAGAAGAACACCCTGGTGGGCGGCGCGTCCTACGCCGTGCCCTTCTGCTGGGGCACCTCGGGCCTGATCATCAACGCCGACAAGGCCGCCGGGGTGGATTCCTTCAAGGCCCTGCTCGACCCGCAGTTCAAGGGCCGCGTGAGCTACCGCCTGAAGCGCCCCATCCTCATCGCCATGGGCTTCGCCCTGGGCTATGACCCCTTCGCCCTGTACTCCGACCCCGCCGCCTACCAGGCCATGCTCGACAAGGTTGCCGAGACGCTCATCGCCGCCAAGCCCATGGTCAAGAACTACTGGGCCAACGGCGACTCGCTGCTCGAGTCCATGCGCTCGGGCGAAGTCTACGTGGCCAAGGCCTGGGACAACGGCGGCTGGAAGCTGCACGCCGAGAACCCGGCCATCGACTTCGTGGCCCCCAAGGAAGGCGCCCTGGGCTGGATCGACACCTTCGCCATCCCGGCCAAGGCCGAGAACGTCGAGGCGGCCTACAAGTGGATCAACTTCATGCTGCGCCCCGAGAACGCCGGGTTGTTCACCACCGCCGAGAACACCCCCACCGCCTCCAAGGACGCCAACGCCCACGTGGCCGCCGACGTGCGCGCCAACTTCGAGCGCTCCTTCCCGCAGGCGACCATCGACAACATCAAGTGGTACCCGCCCGTCCCGGCCAAGCTCGAGGCCATGGAAGGCAAGGTGCTGGACAAGATCAAGGCCGCCCAGTAA
- a CDS encoding Hsp20/alpha crystallin family protein, with translation MVIDFGSFYNFPRYWDKMFEDFFGPATLAQRRAAYPPLNISENDDHIRIRAEIPGTAMQDVELTLTGRSLVIKGERKAPEGKYFRQERPAGVFQRVITLNVPVERDGVRATLADGVLDIVLPKSEAVKPKKIDIQMS, from the coding sequence ATGGTGATCGATTTCGGCTCCTTCTACAACTTTCCCAGGTATTGGGACAAGATGTTCGAGGACTTCTTCGGCCCGGCGACCCTGGCCCAGCGGCGCGCGGCCTACCCGCCCCTGAACATCAGCGAGAACGATGACCACATCCGCATCCGGGCCGAGATTCCCGGCACGGCCATGCAGGACGTGGAGTTGACGCTGACCGGGCGCAGCCTGGTCATCAAGGGCGAGCGCAAGGCCCCCGAGGGCAAGTACTTCCGCCAGGAGCGCCCGGCGGGCGTGTTCCAGCGGGTCATCACCCTCAACGTGCCCGTGGAGCGCGACGGCGTGCGCGCCACCCTGGCCGACGGGGTGCTCGACATCGTGCTGCCCAAGTCCGAGGCAGTGAAGCCCAAGAAGATCGACATCCAGATGTCCTAG
- a CDS encoding Hsp20/alpha crystallin family protein, which yields MSNDIAKTQQTEASVPRFRQPADIIEREDGFHIFMDMPGVGKDALSIDLEDSELVVSGRACTDLPEGEKYLEVEFGSCEYRRAFKLSDTVDRERIRASLTNGVLELFLPKAEASQPRRIEIKAG from the coding sequence ATGAGCAACGATATCGCCAAGACCCAGCAGACCGAAGCCAGCGTGCCGCGCTTCCGCCAGCCGGCGGACATCATCGAGCGCGAGGACGGCTTCCATATCTTCATGGATATGCCCGGCGTGGGCAAGGACGCCCTGTCCATCGACCTGGAGGACAGTGAGCTGGTGGTCAGCGGGCGCGCCTGCACGGACCTGCCCGAGGGCGAGAAGTACCTCGAGGTGGAGTTCGGCAGCTGCGAGTACCGCCGGGCCTTCAAGCTCTCCGACACCGTGGACCGCGAGCGCATCCGCGCCAGCCTGACCAACGGCGTTCTGGAACTGTTCCTGCCCAAGGCCGAGGCCTCCCAGCCCCGGCGCATCGAGATCAAGGCCGGATAG
- a CDS encoding DinB family protein — translation MHIPADAQPTLEAFLRLVRDTLPAEAGLRPAPDAWTLKEIVGHLIDSASNNHQRFVRLQFGSLEHFPPYEAEPWVAAQRYAEADWTSLALLWKAYNDHLLHVIQGIPEAALANAWQHPDGPKTLEFLVRDYYAHLSLHVDHYATRLAEVRAMG, via the coding sequence ATGCACATTCCCGCCGACGCCCAGCCGACCCTCGAGGCCTTCCTGCGCCTGGTGCGCGATACCCTGCCCGCCGAAGCCGGGCTGCGCCCGGCCCCCGACGCCTGGACCCTCAAGGAGATCGTCGGCCACCTCATCGACAGCGCCAGCAACAACCACCAGCGCTTCGTGCGCCTGCAATTCGGCAGCCTGGAGCACTTTCCGCCCTACGAGGCCGAGCCGTGGGTGGCCGCCCAGCGCTACGCCGAAGCCGACTGGACCTCCCTGGCCCTGCTCTGGAAGGCCTACAACGACCACCTGCTGCACGTGATCCAGGGCATCCCCGAGGCCGCCCTGGCCAACGCCTGGCAGCACCCCGACGGGCCCAAAACCCTGGAATTCCTGGTGCGCGACTACTACGCCCACCTGAGCCTGCACGTGGACCACTACGCCACACGCCTGGCCGAAGTCCGCGCCATGGGCTGA
- a CDS encoding ammonia-forming cytochrome c nitrite reductase subunit c552 has protein sequence MRSMKITVAMLAAALALVLAACTDMSDPKTPQFKTDLPETEIRNSSFKDEFPLHYETFLRNNESEIMTEYGGSVAYNKHDNVSPLPEGYKHAQPYLKNLWLGYPFSYEYRAARGHTYALKDILHIDRINRYDEKGGLPATCWNCKTAKMNEFVGEYGDEFWANDFNKFREQVDMDDNTIGCANCHDPRTMDLRLYSVPLKDHLAAEGKDFATMPRNEQRALVCGQCHVEYYFQDKGFGPAKKPVFPWSMGKNPEEIYEYYKTHGDTTTPGFEGNFVDWVHPVSQTPMLKAQHPEYEMWGDGVHGAAGVSCADCHMSYVRLDGKKKMSTHHWTSPLKDPDLKACRQCHTDKTPDYLRERVVYTQDKIWEQLMIAQDISVKAHEAIRMAAEYQGAKPAGYDQLMIQAREMCRKGQFFWDYVSAENSVGFHNPTKALNTLAQSQRYSQQAVDIAIRAAAFTTAEALSGDIKELVPPIMHHSRELQMDPEHMASHKWFKYLKLTPKAEKVWEGNKRLLPAPAAS, from the coding sequence ATGCGTAGCATGAAAATCACCGTCGCCATGCTGGCCGCGGCCCTGGCCCTGGTCCTGGCCGCCTGCACCGACATGTCCGACCCCAAGACCCCGCAGTTCAAGACCGACCTGCCCGAGACGGAAATCCGCAACTCGTCCTTCAAGGACGAATTCCCCCTGCACTACGAGACCTTCCTGCGCAACAACGAGTCGGAGATCATGACCGAGTACGGCGGGTCGGTGGCCTACAACAAGCACGACAACGTCAGCCCCCTGCCCGAGGGCTACAAACACGCCCAGCCCTACCTGAAAAACCTCTGGCTGGGCTACCCCTTCAGCTACGAATACCGCGCCGCGCGCGGCCACACCTACGCCCTCAAGGACATCCTGCACATCGACCGCATCAACCGCTACGACGAGAAGGGCGGCCTGCCCGCCACCTGCTGGAACTGCAAGACGGCCAAGATGAACGAGTTCGTCGGCGAATACGGCGACGAGTTCTGGGCCAATGATTTCAACAAGTTCCGCGAGCAGGTGGACATGGACGACAACACCATCGGCTGCGCCAACTGCCACGACCCGCGCACCATGGACCTGCGCCTGTACTCCGTGCCCCTCAAGGACCATCTGGCCGCCGAGGGCAAGGACTTCGCCACCATGCCGCGCAACGAGCAGCGCGCCCTGGTCTGCGGGCAGTGCCACGTGGAATACTACTTCCAGGACAAGGGCTTCGGCCCGGCCAAGAAGCCCGTGTTCCCCTGGTCCATGGGCAAGAACCCCGAAGAGATCTACGAGTACTACAAGACCCACGGCGACACCACGACCCCCGGCTTCGAGGGCAACTTCGTGGACTGGGTGCACCCCGTGTCCCAGACGCCCATGCTCAAGGCCCAGCACCCCGAGTACGAGATGTGGGGCGACGGCGTGCACGGCGCGGCGGGCGTCTCCTGCGCCGACTGCCACATGAGCTACGTGCGCCTGGACGGCAAGAAGAAGATGTCCACCCACCACTGGACCTCGCCCCTCAAGGACCCGGACCTCAAGGCCTGCCGCCAGTGCCACACCGACAAGACCCCCGACTACCTGCGCGAGCGCGTGGTCTACACCCAGGACAAGATCTGGGAGCAGCTCATGATCGCCCAGGACATCTCCGTCAAGGCCCACGAGGCCATCCGCATGGCCGCCGAATACCAGGGCGCCAAGCCCGCAGGGTACGACCAGCTCATGATCCAGGCCCGCGAGATGTGCCGCAAGGGTCAGTTCTTCTGGGACTACGTGTCCGCCGAGAACAGCGTGGGCTTCCACAACCCCACCAAGGCCCTGAACACCCTGGCCCAGTCCCAGCGCTACAGCCAGCAGGCCGTGGACATCGCCATCCGCGCGGCGGCCTTCACCACCGCCGAGGCCCTGTCCGGCGACATCAAGGAGCTGGTGCCGCCCATCATGCACCACAGCCGCGAGCTGCAGATGGACCCCGAGCACATGGCCAGCCACAAGTGGTTCAAGTACCTCAAGCTGACGCCCAAGGCCGAGAAGGTCTGGGAAGGCAACAAGCGCCTGCTGCCCGCGCCTGCGGCCAGCTAG